A region from the Variovorax sp. V93 genome encodes:
- a CDS encoding amidase family protein: MTALDPTTLLAAGAARSAKALAARQVSAVDLCEAAIARIEALDGPLNAVVVRDFDRARRQAAEADAALARGERRPLLGVPMTVKEAFNVAGLPTSWGLPQYRDFVPQQDAVAVARLKAAGAVILGKTNVPPALADWQCDNPVYGRTVHPLDARRTPGGSSGGGAAAVATGMVALELGSDLTGSLRVPASFCGVYAHKPSEGLLPTRGFAFPGTEEAPAALPSVIGPIGHGADDLSLALDVLAGPDAAHVAQGRFMLPAARHSAAKDWRVLVVSAHPQAAVAADVRAAVEGAGQRLAKAGASVAQASDLLPDLAEVGDTYGQIVQTVLAHAEPGGRSPMRLRTWFDLLATRTRIRAQLRTLFMQFDAVLCPAAGCAAFEHVTEPDFEKRTLTIDGKPTRYDALAAWSGLASLGGLPATVAPVGFTAGGLPLGVQIVGPYFEDRSTLALAGLLAKSALR, from the coding sequence ATGACCGCCCTCGACCCCACCACCCTCCTGGCCGCCGGGGCCGCACGGTCGGCCAAGGCGCTGGCCGCCAGGCAAGTGAGCGCGGTCGACTTGTGCGAAGCCGCCATCGCCCGCATCGAGGCGCTCGACGGCCCGCTCAACGCGGTGGTGGTACGCGACTTCGACCGCGCGCGCCGCCAGGCCGCCGAAGCCGACGCGGCGCTCGCGCGCGGCGAGCGCCGGCCGCTGCTGGGCGTGCCGATGACGGTGAAGGAGGCCTTCAACGTCGCCGGCCTGCCGACCAGCTGGGGCCTGCCGCAGTACCGCGATTTCGTGCCGCAGCAGGACGCCGTCGCCGTGGCACGCCTCAAGGCGGCAGGCGCGGTGATTCTCGGCAAGACCAACGTGCCGCCGGCGCTGGCCGACTGGCAGTGCGACAACCCGGTGTATGGCCGGACGGTGCACCCGCTCGATGCCAGGCGCACGCCGGGCGGTTCCTCGGGTGGCGGCGCAGCGGCGGTGGCCACCGGCATGGTGGCGCTGGAGCTGGGCTCCGACCTCACGGGCTCGCTGCGCGTTCCCGCGAGCTTTTGCGGCGTGTACGCGCACAAGCCGAGCGAGGGCCTGCTGCCGACGCGCGGCTTTGCATTTCCGGGCACCGAGGAGGCGCCGGCCGCGCTGCCCTCGGTGATCGGGCCGATCGGCCACGGCGCGGACGACCTCTCGCTGGCGCTCGATGTGCTGGCCGGGCCCGATGCGGCCCACGTGGCGCAGGGCCGCTTCATGCTGCCGGCGGCGCGCCATTCGGCGGCGAAGGACTGGCGCGTGCTGGTGGTCAGCGCGCATCCGCAGGCCGCGGTGGCGGCCGATGTGCGCGCCGCCGTCGAAGGCGCCGGGCAGCGGCTGGCGAAGGCCGGCGCCTCGGTCGCCCAAGCCTCGGACCTGCTGCCCGACCTGGCCGAGGTCGGCGACACCTACGGCCAGATCGTGCAGACCGTGCTCGCGCATGCCGAGCCCGGCGGCCGTTCGCCGATGCGGCTGCGCACCTGGTTCGACCTGCTGGCCACGCGCACGCGCATCCGGGCGCAGCTGCGCACGCTGTTCATGCAATTCGACGCCGTGCTGTGCCCGGCGGCGGGCTGCGCGGCCTTTGAACACGTGACCGAGCCTGATTTCGAGAAGCGCACGCTCACTATCGATGGAAAGCCCACACGCTATGACGCACTGGCCGCCTGGTCGGGGCTCGCGAGCCTGGGCGGCCTGCCCGCCACGGTCGCTCCCGTGGGCTTCACAGCCGGTGGATTGCCGCTGGGCGTGCAGATCGTCGGCCCGTATTTCGAGGACCGCAGCACCCTCGCGCTGGCCGGGCTGCTGGCAAAAAGTGCCCTCCGATAA
- a CDS encoding VOC family protein, giving the protein MANKQIFVNLAVKNLDKSKAFFAALGYTFNEKFTDANAACMVIQEGSIHAMLLVEDFFKTFTSKSLADTSKSTEVLLCLSCESRAEVDEMVAKAVAAGGTVPREPQDYGFMYGHGFQDLDGHLWELMYMDPNAEVTHQNA; this is encoded by the coding sequence ATGGCCAACAAGCAGATCTTCGTGAACCTCGCCGTCAAGAACCTCGACAAGTCCAAGGCTTTCTTTGCCGCGCTGGGCTACACCTTCAACGAGAAGTTCACCGACGCCAACGCCGCCTGCATGGTGATCCAGGAAGGCAGCATCCACGCCATGCTGCTGGTGGAAGACTTCTTCAAGACCTTCACGAGCAAGAGCCTGGCCGACACCAGCAAGAGCACCGAGGTGCTGCTGTGCCTCTCGTGCGAAAGCCGCGCCGAGGTCGACGAGATGGTGGCCAAGGCGGTGGCCGCGGGCGGCACGGTGCCGCGCGAGCCGCAGGACTACGGCTTCATGTACGGCCACGGCTTCCAGGACCTCGACGGCCATCTGTGGGAGCTGATGTACATGGACCCGAACGCCGAAGTGACCCATCAGAACGCCTGA
- a CDS encoding pirin family protein, which yields MKRVRPDIPQSSAAAHSAAAHPTERNTEVSSNNDSSSHIEEGRSPVLQVSPLGFPWQTIDPFLFCVYHDDAYPKANAQMGPAAPLAGRQIGQDFSRKDGWSMYHGDTVPGFPSHPHRGFETVTIVRKGLIDHSDSLGATARFGGGDVQWLTAGKGIVHSEMFPLLDANAPNPLELFQIWLNLPARSKMAEPHFTMFWSESIPHFASDDAAGGRTEVAVIAGRFGGTAADGGTAPIHPLAPPPDSWAAQADADVAIWTLNMTPGAQWTLPAAAGDGTRRMLYFFKGAVATIAGRRVEGPAAIELRADTAVELRNGDEEPGEFLLLQGRPIAEPVVQYGPFVMNTQAEISQTLADYRRTQFGGWPWSDPAPVHGRDAARFARHPGGREEKPAA from the coding sequence CTGAAGCGGGTGCGCCCCGATATTCCACAAAGCAGCGCCGCCGCGCATTCAGCGGCGGCGCACCCAACCGAAAGGAATACCGAGGTGTCCAGCAACAACGACAGCAGCAGCCATATCGAGGAAGGCCGCAGCCCCGTGCTGCAGGTGAGCCCGCTCGGCTTCCCGTGGCAGACGATCGATCCGTTCCTGTTCTGCGTCTATCACGACGACGCCTACCCGAAGGCCAACGCGCAGATGGGGCCCGCGGCGCCGCTCGCGGGGCGCCAGATCGGCCAGGACTTCAGCCGCAAGGACGGCTGGAGCATGTACCACGGCGACACGGTGCCGGGCTTTCCCTCGCATCCGCACCGCGGCTTCGAGACGGTGACCATCGTGCGCAAGGGGCTGATCGACCATTCCGATTCGCTGGGCGCCACCGCGCGCTTCGGCGGCGGCGACGTGCAGTGGCTCACAGCCGGCAAGGGCATCGTGCATTCGGAGATGTTTCCGCTGCTCGATGCGAACGCGCCGAATCCGCTGGAGCTGTTCCAGATCTGGCTCAACCTGCCGGCCAGAAGCAAGATGGCCGAGCCGCACTTCACGATGTTCTGGTCGGAATCCATTCCGCACTTTGCGTCCGACGATGCGGCGGGCGGCCGCACCGAGGTCGCGGTGATCGCGGGCCGCTTCGGCGGCACCGCCGCGGACGGCGGAACGGCGCCGATCCATCCGCTCGCGCCGCCGCCGGATTCCTGGGCCGCGCAGGCCGATGCCGACGTGGCGATCTGGACGCTCAACATGACGCCCGGCGCGCAATGGACGCTGCCGGCCGCCGCGGGCGATGGCACGCGGCGCATGCTGTACTTCTTCAAGGGCGCGGTGGCGACCATCGCAGGCCGGCGCGTGGAAGGCCCGGCCGCCATCGAACTGCGCGCCGACACGGCCGTCGAACTGCGCAATGGCGATGAAGAGCCGGGCGAATTCCTGCTGCTGCAGGGCCGCCCCATTGCCGAGCCGGTGGTGCAATACGGTCCGTTCGTGATGAACACGCAGGCCGAGATCAGCCAGACGCTGGCCGACTACCGCCGCACGCAGTTCGGTGGCTGGCCCTGGAGCGATCCGGCACCGGTGCATGGCCGCGATGCGGCGCGTTTTGCGCGGCACCCCGGCGGGCGCGAGGAAAAGCCGGCGGCCTGA